ATGTATTAAGCCACGTTTTTTTTTAAACACAAAAATGGAAAATGTTGAATATGTGAGTTTGTGTGTGTGCAATTATTTGTTCAAAGATGTTTCTCTTTATTTGCtacagtatatatatttttgtcttttgtCAGTTGGATACATTTGCTTATATGAGTAGTATATTCAAGTGCTACAGTAAATGGGAAGATAAAAGTGacacaaagtttaagaaaataaataaaaaattgaattttgtgattttaaattaaaaatatgtagaatatattaaaatattatttaatttatagtcTTAAACATATCATGTgtgaaaattgaaattaaaaattattaaaagaaaCATTGTTTTTAAAatgaactaaaaaatataacaaacaaattaaatgcATGGAAGGAGTAATATATTATCAGTATTATTAGTACACTCATGTACCCTTCAAATATAGTGTATGCATGTTGGGGAGAAATTTGATAGTGATTTGTCCTAAAACATGCACACTTGTTAAATTATTGCTCTATGGTTTGGATTTTCATCCCAAGTTCATAAATAAGGGGCAAGTTATATATTTGACTGATTGATCAAAATAATTACATccattattaaaatatatacatattattatgtataaaaatgtatgaattatgtatattatattaatataaattatgttaaattttatatGAGTGCTTTGGAGGTTATCTCTTATTGTTCCCTCTGTGGAATGTCTATATATGAGGTATTTGGATTTAAACTTTGAAgttttaattagaaatttgcGTTTGTTTGTGATTATTTTGAATaagactttaatttaaaattttgatttcagATACAAAATTGACCTAAAAGCtagaatttttaaatttaaaactcgatccataattttaaattcaaaaaagaaaattccATATTTTCTATATTCAAATTTACGTAAGTTTAAACTGTGAAGTGTCACTTCATTAGTAGCGGCGGTGAATTATGGCATTGCAGTGCTATATATAAAAGTTGAAGAAACAGTGAAAATTATAAATGAGAATAATAAATGAGTCTCATTGCAAAAAAGTGGAAAGGTGAAAAGTAGAAACAAATTATACTATTATAAACTTTACTACATAATTTTAAATGTCCCTTTCTCTGAATCTCTGActtctttaattattatgttgatattagaacttgtgttgtgaaaaaaatgatttccaaataaCTAAAGGCGATATTCAACCGGTTAAATTTGATCTTTATTGGCAAGTAAGTACTTTAATTTTAAGAATGTACATCTAGACACGTCAACTGACAATTAAAATTTGTCCCATCATGTGTCTCGTGGAAATCCAATGCTAAACCATATAAATTTTGAAGGTCATGTATAGatgatcattttgtaagttGAAGTGTTCAACTAAATCAGTAGAGATGAGATGAAGTGTCTAGATATGCAtactcaaattaaaattaaaatatttagttgCTAgttaatatcaaattaaaatatttatctatgTATTATATCAATTATAAATAACTCACATGATGTCTGCCTATCCTCATGAGTTATGTCATTTCCTTACGTACCCTAACCTAGCTATGAGCCTATGATAATTCATTTAAATATTAAGTTATATAATTTTCAATCGATTACTATTTCTCATTTAGATATTGATAGTATCTGTAAAGTTCTTGAGGAaatgaatatataaattatattttccaATTCATCGCCTGTCTCAGCTACGTGTCGACCAATTTGTTATCCATCGTGTGAATATTGTTTATAcggaaaatgataaaattaaatttatatgcAATTTTTATGGACATGTGAATTGAACTGATCCAAATGTATattgaaatatcataaaataatataaactaAATAAAGGAAATAACTGAAAATGAGAACAAAATTAACAAAGTTAAGTAATCAATTGGATTAATAGTGAACCCGAAGTATTAATTCTTTGTCACCCATAATTTCTCtactcaatcacaatatcttcAGTTGAGTAACGATCGATGGAAATCCGATCATTTTTGTGATGGACGGACTTGTAAGCTTTTTTCATTCTTATCTTGTTTGGTTATGATCCGATGCCCGATTCCGTATCTTCAAAGCTAGATGGCCTCATTGACATAATATAGATCACAAGAGTATCGATCCTAAATCTTCCTCTAATAAAATTGTCTTTATCAATTTGATCctcaatatatattttgatgttaATTTTGTTGAACCGTATTAACTCTTAACATGTGTAACTATATTATTTGTCTATCTATCAATTTCAGTACTCAACCCTACAAATATAGTTACAATTTTATTGCGATGTTATACAATTATAGTCAAACTTTAGTATATACATCAACATGACTACAATAAAAgaagattgaaggatatggaGCATGTGATGGTGAGCAGGAGGTGGAGGTGGATCCATCAggcctaaaatattttaaataaaatttattagtGCTTTCATTCCATATTACTTAtccatttaattttttctttatacgCCTTTtacaaaatcataaataagaacgATACTTTTATTAGTTTATcatcttacttttttttaatacatTCTATGTATTCTGAATCCGCTTTTGTCAAGGATTGTGGTGGGATAGATAAAATTGCTTCATTCTTAACCGCATGTCTTAACTTGAGCCCTaggattgaaaaaaaaatcttactaAGGAGCGATTTTCTCTTTAATTGATCTTGAATGATGCAAATTTGAATTAGTCGGAATTCAAtataagtataaaataatgAGTGATAATTATAAAAAGTGATAACTATATTTAATTGACCAATACTAAGAGATTATTTATCTCCTATTAATCAGGTTAACAAATGATGTTTATTATAAAGATTTGCCTAAAATTATAGAACTTAATCTCATTTTAGCACAAATAGATATATTAAAACCACCCATACAACAAAATAAAGAGCCAAACTTATAGGGGCTCTTTATTGAGTATTTTTCTATTCATGCTATGACTTTTGCCCTCCTTTTATCCATTAAATATtgttaaaacataatttctctGTGGTGCACTTTATGTGTAGTAGTTTACAACTGGCTTAATCAAGGTACTTTTCACCTGAAGAAAAATCACTATATTTAGTAGTAGTAATTATTAAATTGATGACTTTTATCCATAAGTAGATGGATAAGTTGGTGCAGTAGgatatatcttcttttttttctttttttacccTCATTTTGAaggatttatagtgttttcacacttcccctccagtgtgactcgaacccaggacCTACCGGTCGTGGGTGGAGGTGCTTAACCAACTGAGCAACCCTCAGTTGAACTCGTCATATTAAATTTATCTAATGCAATTTTATATTTCTTATGTCATTTGTGAAATATTATATGAGAGTGAATTTACCGACAATGCATACTCAAATAGTAACGATCGtgataaaaaaattgatgacTTCTAATACAACAAAAAAATGTGTAGAGAAACAAATCTAGATTATGCATcacaaaagtaaaataaaatgacCCTAAATGTTTGATAAAGACAAATGAATCAAGCAAATGTTGGTTCTTCGAAagcacaaacaaacaaaaggaaattagaaaaaaagatcTTGAAAATCtatatgtattataagtattacaTATATGATGTAGTTTGAAGGAACATATCTTATCATGAAATTCTGTAGCTAACATTATTATAAGAACTTGTCAATGATTAGATTAAGACATTAAATTATTATGAGGCTGCATTTTGTTGGCTAAGCAGACttgatgataaaaaaaattaattgtaacATTTCTCTTATGCACACCTAAGTAGTAATAATATATCTACGTAATTTGTGGGATAGCAAAGaggtataaaaatatatataaatataatcagataaaaagaaaacaacaacatcaaaataacaaGATAGATAATTAAGACAATTGACGTAACAAATATAGTAacaattgaagaaaataatattatgcAAATAACAAGGAAGACTACTAAATAAGAACATCCCTAGTAGGATTCTAGATAGGAAGGTTTGAATGTCGAGAGTACATAAATATCTGATATTCTAATTCTCGATATTTAAATCTTTCTATTTAAAATCATGTCTTTAGTAGATTAAAATGTGTCATATCTTGTCAAAttacttctccaaaattcttcttgatcTATCTCTACCTCTTTTAAAACATCTTTTTCAAGATAATTATTAAGTGTAAGTTGATTTCTCTTCGGTTTCTACAACTGAGTACTTTGCTAATGAGTGTACAAACTAAAAACATCACTTATTTAGGAACggagaaattattattttgaaataaaagagaGTATAATTTTCAGTTCCAATAAATTGTATAGTACTGCTATGTTCATTTCTTCGTGATAGTGCATTTATTAAAACCATTAaattcttttaataaaaaatacatacatacaattaaataacacacatgaaatagacctaccaccaccaccacccatTTCCTCTCCACCTTCCTCTCACCTCTCTGTCTTTATATCTCCCTTCCCCCTTCCTATTCCTTTTTATTATCAACCATTAATACCAACCAAAAAGTTTGAAATCCCAAAACCAGTAGAATTTACAAACTACCCAAAAAGTTGGAttcttgaaaagaaaaaaaatcacaactttttTGTATCCCAAGTTAGATTCTTGTAAAAATATCTCAACTTTTTTGTACCCCAAAAAGTTGGATTCTTGaaaaaatcacaactttttTGTATCCCAAAAAGTTAGATTCttgaaaaaaagaatagaaactTTTATGGGCAAGAAAATGAATCTTGGTTCATGGCAATGGCCTTCTTGTGCACACTCCAAGACTCAATCTTTCAGAGCAAATGAAAACAACAACATTTTCAAGACTATAAATTCAATCTTTTTAGACCCTTCTAATACTGATGATGGGATTGTTGAAATTGAAACTACACCAGAATCTTGGTTCACAAATTCCTCAGAATCAGCAAGTTTTTCAACAGAGTCTGATGAAACAGGGGAACCATTAATGGAATTAATCATTAAAGGGGTTCGTTCAGAAAGACTGTTTTTTGAGCCAAATTGCACTAGCTCATTAATCTTGGAAGATCAAAATCATGAAGAACCAGAGATATtagaagaaattgaagaagaagaagaagaagaagaagaagaagataatgtTGTTAATGATCAAGAATTGCCATTTAAGGAAAGTGTGGCATTGGCATTGGAATCAGAAGATCCATATTTGGATTTCAAGAAATCAATGGAAGAAATGGTGGATACACATGAGATTAAAGATTGGGAATCTTTACAAGAATTATTAGGATGGTATTTGAAGATGAATGGGAAAATAAATCATGGTTTTATTATAGGTGCTTTTGTAGATTTGCTTATTGAGTTTACTCCTCCTAATTGTGATTCAATAACTTGTTATTCTTCTGctgcttcttctttttctgcCCCTTCTTCTCCTCTATCTTCATTAGGAAATAATAAGGAGATTGAGGAGCAGCAAAGAGGGGACTAGTATTAACTAAGAAAATTGTAATATAATATTGTGTACATTTATGGTAATTGTTTAGGTTAGAGgggaaaatatattatacatattgtGAATGgagtttataattttttttactcccTTTTTAACCTCTTTCCTTTCATAAAAGATACTTAATTACAATAACAACTAACATTACCTGGCTGGTATAATTCAATAAGTGTGGTCCGAAGAGGACATCGTGTATGTATGCAGTCAAGTGCACATAAAAGATCaagtatgaaaaa
This Solanum dulcamara chromosome 1, daSolDulc1.2, whole genome shotgun sequence DNA region includes the following protein-coding sequences:
- the LOC129886648 gene encoding transcription repressor OFP13, whose translation is MGKKMNLGSWQWPSCAHSKTQSFRANENNNIFKTINSIFLDPSNTDDGIVEIETTPESWFTNSSESASFSTESDETGEPLMELIIKGVRSERLFFEPNCTSSLILEDQNHEEPEILEEIEEEEEEEEEEDNVVNDQELPFKESVALALESEDPYLDFKKSMEEMVDTHEIKDWESLQELLGWYLKMNGKINHGFIIGAFVDLLIEFTPPNCDSITCYSSAASSFSAPSSPLSSLGNNKEIEEQQRGD